The Echeneis naucrates chromosome 8, fEcheNa1.1, whole genome shotgun sequence genome has a window encoding:
- the nucb1 gene encoding nucleobindin-1, producing MMTLKPGWLLLLSIIAGVWSVPIDRNGGNQEVKEEVQEENADTGLYYDRYLREVIEVLETDPHFREKLQTANTEDIKNGRLSKELDLVSHNVRTRLDELKRQEVSRLRMLLKAKLDSTNTQSLQMDHASLLKQFEHLDPHNQNTFEAKDLELLISTATKDLENYDAERHEEFKRYEMLKEHERREYLKGLDQEKREREEKRLQELREKHRQHPKVNAPGSVAQLREVWEETDGLDPQEFNPKTFFKLHDTNEDGVLDEQELEALFTKELEKVYDPKNEEDDMMEMEEERLRMREHIMKNVDINKDRLVSLEEFLKSTEKKEFNNPKEWETLDAKPLYTEEELQRFEAELRDKEEELKRRVETLHQEQELLKERGKALEAQKREYQQAVLEMSQRQKEQQAADGQLPPAGPNGELQFQPQTHKTEEKEPKVPAEHQADGQNNLPAEPPQNLPLHT from the exons atGATGACCTTGAAACCTGGCTGGCTGCTTCTTCTCTCCATCATTGCCGGCGTCTGGTCAGTGCCAATCGATCGCAATGGAGGCAACCAGGAAGTCAAAGAGGAAGTACAGGAAGAGAACGCG GATACTGGTTTGTACTATGACAGGTATCTCAGAGAGGTGATCGAGGTTTTGGAGACTGACCCTCACTTCAGAGAGAAACTgcagacagcaaacacagaggacaTTAAG AACGGTCGTCTCAGTAAAGAGCTGGACCTGGTCAGTCACAATGTCCGGACTCGGCTGGATGAGCTGAAACGGCAGGAGGTTTCCCGTCTCAGGATGTTGCTGAAGGCCAAACTGGacagcaccaacacacaga GTCTGCAGATGGACCACGCCTCCCTGCTGAAGCAGTTCGAACATCTGGATCCCCACAATCAGAACACATTTGAAGCCAAAGACCTCGAGCTGCTGATCTCCACG GCCACCAAGGACCTGGAGAACTACGACGCCGAGAGACACGAGGAGTTCAAGCGCTATGAGATGCTGAAGGAGCACGAGAGGCGGGAGTATCTGAAAGGTCTGGAccaggagaagagggagagagaggagaagagattACAGGAGCTGAGGGAGAAACACCGGCAGCACCCCAAAGTGAACGCTCCG GGCAGTGTTGCTCAGCTGAGGGAAGTTTGGGAGGAGACTGACGGACTCGATCCTCAAGAGTTCAACCCTAAAACATTCTTCAAACTGCACG ATACAAACGAAGATGGAGTGTTAGATGAGCAAGAATTGGAGGCTCTATTCACTAAGGAG CTGGAGAAAGTCTACGACCCAAAGAACGAAGAAGACGATAtgatggagatggaggaagagcgACTGAGGATGAGGGAGCACATCATGAAAAAT GTGGACATAAATAAGGACCGGCTCGTCAGTCTGGAGGAGTTCCTCAAGTCAACCGAGAAGAAGGAGTTCAATAATCCTAAAGAGTGGGAG ACTCTGGACGCCAAGCCGCTTTACACGGAGGAGGAGCTCCAGCGATTTGAGGCGGAGCTCagggacaaagaggaggagctgaagaggagggTGGAGACTCTGCATCaggagcaggagctgctgaaggagcGGGGCAAAGCTCTGGAGGCCCAGAAGAGGGAGTACCAGCAG GCCGTATTAGAAATGtcccagagacagaaagagcagcaggCTGCCGACGGACAGCTGCCCCCCGCCGGTCCTaatggagagctgcagtttcaaccccagacacacaaaactgaagaaaaag AGCCGAAAGTCCCAGCTGAGCACCAAGCCGACGGCCAAAATAATCTGCCCGCCGAGCCCCCCCAGAATCTGCCTTTACACACTTAG
- the ccndx gene encoding cyclin Dx produces the protein MDRGMSVSLWCEEVEDDQSEDRDQTEGRAQLRAAWDPTVSGHRVIQRLLHTEERYMPSMLYVALIQRDPERREELAKWALEVCCDCGCDEAVFPLSVSLMDRFLSASLSLPVSPYCLAAGCILIASKLTECDNVTADTLCAAAEYSFQHSNLREMERVILATLRWDTAAVTPQDFLPHFLSSVEQRGDGDGGESEEQRLSTLRRHSDTLAAMCACDSRFLGAPPSLVAAASLNCALRGLGNKGPSELALMSEVLAELCQTDLAVLQCYSEMIEYALHQRLRGGLQQSPTEKDDEVETERPGTPTDMREIDF, from the exons ATGGACAGAGgcatgtctgtgtctctgtggtgtgaggaggtggaggacgaCCAGAGTGAAGACCGGGACCAGACCGAGGGTCGAGCCCAGCTGCGAGCCGCCTGGGACCCCACTGTGTCTGGGCACCGTGTGATCCAGAGGCTGCTCCACACGGAGGAGCGCTACATGCCCTCCATGCTCTACGTCGCCCTCATCCAGCGGGATCCAGAGCGCAGAGAGGAGCTGGCCAAATGGGCCCTGGAG GTGTGCTGCGACTGCGGCTGCGACGAGGCCGTGTTtcctctgtccgtctctctgaTGGACAGGTTCCTGTccgcctctctgtctcttcccgTCTCACCGTACTGCCTGGCCGCCGGCTGCATCCTCATCGCCTCCAAACTCACCGAGTGTGACAACGTCACCGCTGACACTCTCTGTGCAGCAGCCGAGTACAGCTTCCAGCATTCAAACCTGCGG GAAATGGAGCGTGTCATCCTCGCCACCCTCCGATgggacacagcagcagtgacccCTCAGGACTTCCTCCCACATTTCCTGTCCTCCgtggagcagagaggagacggAGACGGCGGTGAGTCTGAGGAGCAGCGGCTCTCCACCCTGCGGCGGCACAGCGACACTCTGGCTGCCATGTGCGCCTGTGACTCCAGGTTTCTGGGGGCGCCGCCGTCACTTGTTGCTGCAGCATCTCTCAACTGTGCACTGCGAGGTCTGGGCAACAAGGGCCCGTCTGAGCTGGCTCTGATGAGCGAAGTGCTGGCAGAGCTGTGCCAAACTGACCTG GCGGTGCTGCAGTGCTACAGCGAGATGATTGAATATGCCCTCCACCAGCGGCTGAGGGGGGGGCTCCAGCAGAGCCCCACCGAGAAAGACGATGAGGTGGAGACTGAAAGGCCCGGGACGCCGACTGACATGAGAGAGATTGATTTCTGA
- the tbc1d17 gene encoding TBC1 domain family member 17 produces the protein MEQTGEDYKLIFEKEGVYLHTNAKRSNQDTTIPGFIRIVERAGVPALEWSPLEDEGHSAPAVLYSKKDGEGGEEDTNFDPGYEPDWAVISTVKKDREHVPVKASGQWSFSLPLSELYSLRRARFSLGRNFLVLTSRGGHPLPPLHFHRGGTRELLRALNRYIILDQSPVDGRLFLAYPHDSGALSQSFDKLQLLDDGGSDLVSRFIQDPYATTFGGFSKVTNFFRAAIRPPESPIHLRTPHDPNMAPQSDEEPGFELITCGVELGPRPEVTRGQPFDKWEEFLDPEGRVKNPEKIKELVFRGGIMPSLRKDIWKFLLGFYPWNSTAKEREDILRVKTDEYFRMKVQWKSVSEEQEMRNSLLRGYRSLIERDVNRTDRHNTFFSGNDNPGLTLLHDVLMTYCMYNFDLGYVQGMSDLLSPLLFITQNEVESFWCLTGFMELVHHNFEESQEAMKQQLLQLSILLKALDPELCDFLDSQDSGSLCFCFRWLLIWFKREFPFEDILTLWEVMWTRFPCDNFHLLIACSILESQRGELIGSDHDFNTILKHINELTMRLDLQSILCGAEAIYLQLVQCKELPLKVQQVLGLYFSSSSEEDSPDSQASETQHHLGQREGGAAAAAHGPAYP, from the exons ATGGAGCAAACCGGTGAAGATTATAAG CTGATATTTGAGAAGGAAGGGGTGTACCTCCATACAAATGCCAAGAGGAGTAACCAGGACACCACAATCCCAGGATTTATTCGTATTGTGGAGCGG GCTGGGGTGCCAGCTCTAGAGTGGAGCCCACTGGAGGATGAAGGTCACAGTGCTCCGGCTGTACTCTACTCCAAAAAG GATGGAGAAGGTGGGGAGGAGGATACAAACTTTGATCCTGGTTATGAACCAGACTGGGCCGTTATCAGCACCGTGAAGAAGGATCGGGAACATGTTCCAGTGAAAGCCTCAG GTCAGTGGTcattctctctgcctctctcagaGCTGTACTCTCTGCGGAGGGCCCGGTTCTCTTTGGGTCGAAACTTCTTAGTGTTGACCAGTAGAGGTGGGCACCCACTGCCCCCTCTGCACTTCCACAGAGGAGGAACCAGAGAGCTTCTGCGTGCTCTGAACCGTTACATCATCTTGGACCA GTCACCAGTTGACGGGCGGCTCTTTCTTGCCTACCCGCATGACTCAGGTGCTCTGTCCCAGTCCTTCGATAAATTGCAGCTCCTTGATGATGGTGGCTCAGATCTTGTCTCG AGGTTCATCCAGGACCCGTACGCCACTACATTCGGAGGGTTCTCCAAAGTCACAAATTTCTTCAGAGCAGCCATCCGACCTCCAGAGTCCCCAATCCACTTGCGCACTCCACATGATCCCAACATGGCCCCCCAGTCTGATGAAGAGCCTGGATTTGAACTCATCACCTGT GGAGTAGAGCTCGGTCCCCGACCAGAAGTTACCAGGGGGCAACCCTTTGATAAATGGGAAGAGTTTCTGGACCCAGAGGGTCGTGTGAAGAACCCAGAAAAAATCAAAGAGCTTGTGTTCAGAGGG GGCATCATGCCATCACTAAGAAAGGACATCTGGAAGTTCCTCCTGGGCTTTTATCCGTGGAACAGCACTGCTAAAGAACGGGAAGATATTCTGCGGGTCAAAAC GGACGAGTATTTCAGAATGAAGGTGCAGTGGAAGTCGGTCAGTGAGGAGCAGGAGATGAGGAACTCCCTCCTCAGAGGCTACAGAAGCCTGATAG AGAGAGATGTCAACAGGACAGATAGACACAATACATTCTTCTCTGGGAACGACAATCCAGGACTGACACTGCTGCACGATGTGCTGATGACATACTGCATGTACAACTTCGATCTTG GTTATGTACAGGGGATGAGCGATCTCCTTTCTCCGCTCCTCTTCATCACCCAGAATGAGGTGGAGTCCTTCTGGTGTCTGACGGGCTTCATGGAGCTGGTG CATCATAACTTTGAAGAGTCCCAGGAGGCcatgaagcagcagctcctccagctcagtATCCTGCTGAAGGCTCTGGACCCAGAGCTGTGCGACTTCCTGG ACTCTCAGGACAGCGGCTCACTTTGCTTCTGCTTCCGCTGGCTGCTCATTTGGTTCAAGAGGGAGTTTCCCTTTGAGGACATCCTCACTTTGTGGGAG GTAATGTGGACACGTTTCCCGTGCGACAACTTCCACCTGCTGATCGCCTGTTCGATCCTGGAGTCCCAGAGAGGAGAGCTGATCGGCTCAGATCACGACTTCAACACTATTCTGAAG CACATCAACGAGCTGACGATGAGGTTGGATCTGCAGAGCATTCTGTGCGGCGCAGAGGCAATTTACCTGCAGCTGGTCCAGTGCAAG GAGCTCCCCCTGAAGGTGCAGCAGGTTCTGGGTCTCTACTTCTCTTCCAGCTCTGAGGAGGACAGTCCAGACTCCCAAGCCAGCGAGACGCAGCACCACCTGGGCCAACGTGAGGGCGGGGCAGCCGCCGCAGCACACGGTCCCGCCTATCCTTAA
- the akt1s1 gene encoding uncharacterized protein akt1s1 — protein MATITQSSEPEIPDNHKESWLALLSAAETYCQKSGCDLAILTACKKFRLSAGEGDGVRKQESGSAFPRECDFSYSVWGQGFLAESACRYMEDIGVLHSTTMLTAQKHTRQSGGEGGNKMMVDPTSDPGHRGSFTGDGTVGGVSPNSRLYSRSYPSIYSSGAVTGQGPGQNVNGEREREKSVLEAERGRQRSGIVDLEEECEDEEEEDDNEERRTYGNESAGVFSMDEDSLSRDCEPFFESDGEEESTDGSLSEDAPPPPRGMAMGQAAYASRQPHSMALARSLPVSVPVWGCRGNRAAQGDSNSGERVGCADLEHIAASMKALLAPGATDGTEMFGALPRPRLNTGDFSLKH, from the exons ATGGCCACCATCACCCAGTCGTCTGAGCCCGAGATCCCAGACAACCACAAGGAGAGCTGGCTGGCGCTGCTTTCTGCCGCAGAAACGTATTGCCAAAAGTCAGGCTGTGACCTGGCCATACTTACAGCCTGTAAGAAGTTCCGGTTGTCCGCCGGAGAAGGAGATGGGGTGAGGAAGCAGGAGAGCGGGAGTGCCTTTCCGAGGGAATGCGATTTCTCCTACAGCGTGTGGGGCCAAGGGTTTCTGGCTGAGTCGGCGTGCCGTTACATGGAGGACATCGGCGTGCTGCACTCCACCACCATGCTAACAGCCCAAAAGCACACACGCCAGAgcggaggggagggaggaaacaaGATGATGGTTGACCCGACCTCTGACCCTGGACACAGGGGG AGCTTCACAGGGGACGGCACAGTAGGCGGAGTCAGTCCCAATAGCAGACTCTACTCTCGGAGCTACCCGTCAATCTACAGCTCCGGAGCGGTTACCGGCCAGGGCCCTGGGCAGAATGTCAACGGAGAGAGGGAACGGGAGAAGAGTGTGTTGGAGGCTGAGCGAGGGAGACAAAGGTCTGGGATCGTGGATTTGGAAGAGGaatgtgaagatgaagaagaggaggacgatAACGAGGAGAGGAGAACCTATGGGAACGAAAGTGCTG GTGTCTTCTCCATGGACGAGGACTCTCTGTCCCGGGACTGCGAGCCGTTCTTTGAGTCTGACGGGGAAGAGGAGAGCACGGATG GCTCGTTGAGTGAAGatgctcctccccctcctcgtGGCATGGCGATGGGTCAGGCAGCCTACGCGTCCCGTCAGCCCCACTCCATGGCTCTGGCCCGGTCGCTGCCTGTGTCGGTGCCCGTGTGGGGCTGCAGAGGAAACCGGGCTGCTCAGGGAGACAGCAACAGTGGAGAGCGG GTGGGCTGCGCGGATCTGGAGCACATCGCGGCCAGTATGAAAGCGCTGCTGGCCCCCGGAGCCACCGACGGGACGGAAATGTTTGGGGCCCTTCCTCGGCCCCGGCTCAACACGGGGGACTTCTCCCTCAAACACTGA
- the LOC115047200 gene encoding tripartite motif-containing protein 16 — MPVPKKAEGLKQPAAVYSSVPSTAESCFSFCTRRHNTCSHKDNRKIKQKLSLFLFPGRKNSAVEEEKLPPYEPNVPEPITRADFMKYWFKLSLDDKTAQKLLWISEGGSKVARTSDAVCPYPNRPERYEHSPQVLCKEGLQGSRGYWEVDSEGWVVIGVVCESAPRKGQDGPCGLGENSASWGVGWSGSCYQVWHNGENVDVQLPPSSTMGIYVDQPAGIIKFLLVEGEDEKEVRLIHKFKENIQEKVLPGFWVGTNSYCLLRKRDQ, encoded by the exons AGGGATTAAAGCAGCCGGCTGCAGTTTACTCGTCTGTTCCATCCACGGCAGAGTcgtgcttttcattttgtacCAGGCGCCATAACACGTGTTCACataaagacaacagaaaaattaaacaaaaactctctctttttctttttccaggaaGGAAAAACAGCGCTGTGGAAGAAG AAAAGCTGCCGCCATACGAGCCGAATGTCCCTGAACCCATCACCAGGGCTGACTTCATGAAAT ATTGGTTCAAACTCTCTCTGGATGATAAAACTGCACAGAAACTGCTGTGGATTTCAGAGGGCGGGTCCAAAGTGGCTCGTACATCCGATGCAGTTTGCCCATATCCCAACAGACCTGAGAGATATGAGCACTCGCCACAG GTGCTCTGTAAGGAAGGTCTGCAGGGCTCTCGGGGGTACTGGGAGGTGGACTCTGAAGGCTGGGTGGTGATCGGGGTGGTCTGCGAGAGCGCCCCCCGGAAAGGCCAGGACGGGCCCTGCGGCCTCGGGGAGAACAGCGCCTCCTGGGGGGTGGGCTGGTCCGGCTCCTGCTACCAGGTCTGGCACAACGGTGAAAACGTAGACGTCCAGCTGCCCCCGTCCTCCACCATGGGCATCTACGTGGACCAGCCCGCCGGTATCATCAAGTTCCTCCTGGTGGAGGGGGAGGACGAGAAGGAGGTGCGGCTGATTCACAAGTTCAAGGAAAACATCCAGGAGAAGGTTCTCCCCGGGTTCTGGGTCGGCACAAATTCCTACTGCCTGCTTCGGAAAAGGGATCAGTGA